A genomic segment from Leopardus geoffroyi isolate Oge1 chromosome A2, O.geoffroyi_Oge1_pat1.0, whole genome shotgun sequence encodes:
- the LOC123604892 gene encoding olfactory receptor 7E24-like: MSLPLFCFFNTVFFFKRCPIFMEPQNLTGVSEFFLMGLSDDLELQPLLFGLFLSMYLVTVLGNLLIILAVSSDPYLYTPMYFFLSNLSLADIGFSTTTIPKMLLNIQTHSRSITYADCLTQVSFFFLFGCLDNLLLAVMAYDRFVAICHPLHYPVIMNPCLCGFLVLVSFFSSLLDSQIHCLMVSQLTFCTSVEIHHFFCDAPQLLHLACSDTSINTILMYFMGAIFGGIPLSGILCSYTRIVSSIMRIPSTGGKYKAFSTCGSHLSVVCLFYGTGLGVYLSSSVSPYPRKGAVASVMYTVVTPMLNPFIYSLRNKDIKRALWGIISRTD, translated from the coding sequence ATGTCTCtacccttgttttgtttcttcaacactgtcttctttttcaagagGTGTCCCATCTTCATGGAACCACAGAATCTAACTGGTGTCTCAGAATTCTTCCTCATGGGACTGTCAGATGACCTGGAACTACAGCCCCTTCTCTTTGGGCTGTTCCTGTCCATGTACCTGGTCACTGTGCTGGGGAACCTGCTCATCATCCTGGCTGTCAGCTCTGACCCCTACCTCTAcacacccatgtacttcttcctttccaacctgtCCTTGGCTGACATTGGTTTCAGCACCACTACGATCCCCAAGATGCTGTTGAACATTCAAACACACAGTAGATCTATCACCTATGCAGACTGCCTAACTCAggtgtccttttttttcctatttggatGTTTGGACAATCTACTCCTGGCTGTGATGGCATATGACCGGTTTGTGGCCATTTGTCACCCCCTGCACTACCCAGTCATCATGAACCCATGCCTGTGTGGCTTTTTGGTCCTCGTGTCATTTTTCAGCAGCCTTTTGGACTCTCAGATTCACTGTTTGATGGTGTCACAACTTACCTTCTGCACAAGTGTGGAAATCCATCATTTCTTTTGTGATGCACCTCAACTTCTCCACCTTGCCTGTTCTGATACCTCCATCAATACCATACTAATGTATTTCATGGGGGCCATTTTTGGTGGCATTCCACTCTCAGGGATCCTTTGCTCTTATACTCGAATTGTTTCCTCCATTATGAGAATCCCATCAACAGGCGGGAAGTACAAAGCCTTTTCTACCTGTGGCTCTCACCTATcagttgtttgcttgttttacgGAACAGGTCTTGGGGTATACCTCAGTTCATCTGTCTCCCCCTACCCTAGGAAGGGTGCAGTGGCCTCGGTGATGTACACTGTGGTCACCCCAATGCTGAACCCCttcatctacagcctgaggaacaaGGATATCAAGAGAGCACTGTGGGGGATTATCAGCAGGACAGACTAA